One window from the genome of Pandoraea fibrosis encodes:
- a CDS encoding DMT family transporter, producing the protein MFNFILPLTAVLIWSANVIVSKLAVGHIFPAEIAFLRWFAAGLILTPFALPALWRVRRVFLPHLPQYATLGVLGMAIYQGLAYSAAHYTSATNMGIILALLPLTTLTLAVIMLGDALTAGALAGGLLSIFGVLLVVGHGSLLHLADQGIGIGDAMMFGAMLAYAVYCVLLRKWQLPLAPLPSLYAQIMCAVVVLLPFYLFSQKAGVSMDNLPQLAFATLPVSVAAPFIWMIGVARIGPRRATAVINLVPIFTALIAAVGLGEHLASYHLVGGALILAGVALGENWHLPIRKARAPVPALSE; encoded by the coding sequence ATGTTCAATTTCATCCTGCCGCTGACTGCCGTACTGATCTGGTCTGCCAACGTGATCGTCAGCAAGTTGGCCGTCGGCCACATTTTCCCCGCCGAGATTGCGTTCCTGCGCTGGTTTGCCGCCGGGTTGATTCTTACGCCATTTGCGTTGCCTGCGCTGTGGCGCGTCCGCCGGGTGTTCCTGCCGCATCTGCCGCAGTACGCAACGTTAGGGGTGCTCGGCATGGCGATTTATCAGGGGCTCGCCTACTCGGCAGCGCACTACACGAGTGCCACCAACATGGGGATCATTCTGGCGTTGTTGCCCCTTACCACGCTCACGCTGGCCGTCATCATGCTGGGCGATGCGCTCACCGCCGGTGCGCTCGCGGGTGGCCTGCTGTCGATCTTCGGCGTGCTGCTGGTGGTCGGACACGGCTCCCTGTTGCATCTCGCGGATCAAGGGATTGGCATCGGCGACGCCATGATGTTCGGGGCCATGCTCGCCTACGCGGTCTATTGCGTGCTGCTGCGCAAGTGGCAACTGCCGCTCGCGCCGCTGCCATCGCTGTACGCGCAGATCATGTGCGCGGTGGTCGTCTTGCTGCCGTTCTATCTGTTCTCCCAGAAGGCGGGCGTGTCGATGGACAACCTGCCTCAGTTGGCCTTCGCCACCCTTCCGGTATCGGTCGCCGCGCCGTTCATCTGGATGATCGGTGTTGCACGGATCGGCCCACGACGCGCCACCGCCGTCATCAACCTCGTACCGATCTTCACTGCATTGATCGCGGCGGTCGGTCTCGGCGAGCATCTCGCGAGCTATCACCTGGTGGGGGGTGCGCTGATTCTGGCCGGCGTCGCACTGGGTGAAAACTGGCATTTGCCGATCCGCAAAGCACGTGCACCCGTGCCTGCACTGTCCGAATAA
- a CDS encoding GGDEF domain-containing protein — protein MAPFRVRDVNRVCETLVNTGGVAGQGLMYRLLADLRARVAQAEAQMQTAQSLSLAECTVSIGLVPFSSTFDTPQSWLQHADRALYRAKREGRDGMVVLDAEGVVKSAREGETGADAETAGAGLI, from the coding sequence ATGGCGCCATTCCGGGTTCGAGACGTCAATCGCGTATGCGAGACGCTGGTGAACACCGGTGGTGTGGCAGGTCAGGGTCTGATGTACCGCCTGCTTGCCGATCTGCGGGCGCGGGTCGCACAGGCCGAGGCGCAGATGCAGACGGCGCAGTCCCTCTCGTTGGCCGAGTGCACGGTGAGCATCGGGCTGGTGCCATTTTCCTCGACCTTCGATACCCCGCAATCGTGGCTTCAGCACGCCGATCGCGCGCTGTATCGCGCGAAACGCGAGGGACGCGACGGCATGGTCGTGCTCGACGCAGAAGGGGTGGTGAAGTCGGCGCGCGAGGGCGAAACGGGTGCAGATGCTGAGACCGCTGGCGCCGGCCTCATCTGA
- a CDS encoding helix-turn-helix domain-containing protein, with protein MDTNLFRFGRHLAGLRKKYNWAQDKLALESGLARSYLSGVERGKRNISLRNICILADTLGLPPHELLAFDASNGMASDAGPSAATPCDPYPSLNRAMQKLSDRDQAWMADLVRTLSLRLGHGVLRDE; from the coding sequence ATGGACACCAACTTATTTCGATTCGGCAGACACCTTGCCGGCTTGCGCAAGAAATACAACTGGGCACAAGACAAGCTGGCGCTGGAGAGCGGATTGGCACGTTCTTACCTGAGCGGTGTCGAGCGAGGCAAGCGCAATATTTCGCTGCGCAACATCTGCATTCTGGCGGACACGCTAGGGTTGCCGCCGCACGAGTTGCTCGCATTCGATGCTTCGAACGGCATGGCGTCGGATGCCGGCCCGAGTGCGGCAACCCCGTGCGATCCGTATCCGTCGCTCAATCGGGCGATGCAGAAACTGTCGGACCGCGATCAGGCATGGATGGCCGATCTGGTCCGCACGCTGAGCTTGCGTCTGGGTCACGGCGTGTTGCGCGACGAATAA
- a CDS encoding porin: MTPYPHTHTGLRALALAATLTMLSLPASVSAQSNVTLYGTIDSGFVHANHTATENGPQSRSMITSNILSGSRWGLRGTEPLGQGLSALFQLESGFNAVNGEMGNGGRAFGRKAIVGLRSAQWGEVTIGRQYDPVVNLVQGTTADGIFGGFFATPGDVDNYDNGARINNSIRYATPNFGGLQFEGMYATGNVAGKEGAGRTYGFAGAYNNGPVSLGAGFFFADGGSREVTDYTKKDFGYREWTSSAGSLFSSPINRGFRTASKVRIARVGGKYAVGPAILGMSFSTAQYASDGLSDFTGTAKFDTVNAFATYALTPAINTGIGYSYTRLRGGRQVGAHYNQFNAGVTYALSKRTSTYVIGGYQQAVGKTLDNGRVVEASASVGSAGLDAGARTQLLVGMGLKHSF; the protein is encoded by the coding sequence CCTCACACGCACACCGGTCTGCGCGCCCTCGCACTGGCCGCCACTCTCACAATGCTCTCGCTGCCCGCCAGCGTCAGTGCACAAAGCAATGTCACGCTCTACGGCACGATCGATTCGGGGTTCGTCCACGCCAATCACACCGCCACCGAGAATGGTCCGCAATCGCGCTCGATGATCACGAGCAACATACTCTCCGGCAGCCGCTGGGGGCTGCGCGGCACGGAACCGCTGGGTCAGGGGCTGTCCGCGCTGTTCCAACTGGAGAGCGGGTTCAACGCCGTCAACGGCGAGATGGGCAACGGCGGCCGCGCGTTCGGGCGCAAGGCCATCGTCGGTCTGAGAAGCGCTCAATGGGGTGAAGTCACCATCGGCCGACAGTACGATCCGGTCGTCAACCTCGTGCAGGGCACAACGGCCGACGGCATCTTCGGCGGCTTTTTCGCCACGCCCGGCGACGTCGACAATTACGACAACGGCGCGCGCATCAACAATTCGATCCGCTACGCCACGCCGAACTTCGGTGGCCTGCAATTCGAAGGCATGTACGCGACGGGCAACGTCGCGGGCAAGGAAGGCGCCGGACGCACCTATGGCTTCGCAGGTGCCTACAACAACGGCCCGGTGTCGCTCGGCGCGGGCTTCTTCTTCGCCGACGGCGGCAGCCGTGAAGTGACCGATTACACGAAAAAAGACTTTGGCTATCGCGAATGGACCAGCAGCGCCGGCTCGCTGTTCAGCTCGCCGATCAACCGAGGCTTCCGCACGGCAAGCAAAGTCCGTATTGCGCGTGTAGGCGGCAAGTACGCTGTCGGCCCGGCAATTCTGGGCATGTCGTTCTCGACTGCGCAGTATGCGAGCGACGGGCTGTCGGATTTCACCGGTACCGCGAAATTCGACACGGTGAATGCCTTCGCCACCTACGCACTGACGCCAGCCATCAACACGGGTATCGGCTACAGCTATACGCGTCTGCGTGGCGGACGCCAGGTCGGCGCGCACTACAACCAGTTCAACGCCGGCGTAACGTATGCGCTGTCCAAGCGCACGTCGACGTATGTGATCGGCGGCTACCAACAGGCGGTCGGCAAGACGCTGGATAACGGCCGCGTCGTGGAAGCCAGCGCATCGGTCGGCTCGGCCGGTCTGGACGCCGGCGCGCGAACGCAGTTGCTGGTCGGCATGGGCTTGAAGCACAGCTTCTGA
- a CDS encoding helix-turn-helix domain-containing protein, with amino-acid sequence MQTNPLALFGDHLARLRKARGWSQEKLALESGLARSYVSGIERGRRNVALVNICVLADTLGVPTSEMLRFAQAAPGAQDTSAPSDRTPLPQISRSLCRLENRDQVWLAEIIRSLSSRLSHAAPPGSTHAVTQTSAVSRAGHNDRIEKEDDEDPDAFPDAVDAERANDARVPRPPLGNVPASAQFAASMETVYRVDDDADRPADTRMHIREPAHTSSDDAPPSPDPATTHRSDAIAREDSRRFPNDDEA; translated from the coding sequence ATGCAAACAAATCCACTCGCGCTGTTCGGAGACCATCTGGCCCGCCTGCGAAAGGCGCGCGGCTGGTCGCAGGAGAAACTTGCTCTCGAGAGCGGTCTGGCACGCTCGTATGTCAGCGGCATCGAACGCGGCAGACGCAATGTCGCTCTCGTCAACATCTGCGTCCTGGCCGATACGCTCGGTGTGCCAACGTCTGAGATGCTGCGCTTCGCTCAGGCGGCGCCCGGCGCGCAAGACACCAGCGCGCCGTCCGATCGCACGCCGCTACCGCAAATCAGCCGCTCGCTGTGTCGGCTCGAAAATCGCGATCAGGTCTGGCTCGCCGAAATCATCCGAAGTCTTAGTTCCCGTCTGAGTCACGCTGCCCCACCGGGGAGCACTCACGCCGTGACGCAGACCTCCGCCGTTTCGCGTGCCGGGCACAACGACCGAATCGAGAAAGAGGACGACGAAGACCCCGACGCTTTCCCTGACGCTGTCGATGCCGAGCGCGCGAACGACGCCCGCGTGCCACGCCCCCCACTCGGTAACGTTCCCGCATCTGCTCAATTCGCCGCATCGATGGAAACGGTCTACCGTGTCGACGACGACGCAGACAGGCCCGCCGATACCCGCATGCATATTCGCGAACCGGCGCATACCTCGTCCGATGACGCGCCCCCCTCCCCCGACCCGGCCACGACGCACCGATCCGATGCCATCGCGCGCGAAGACTCCCGGCGTTTCCCCAACGACGACGAAGCGTGA